A stretch of the Candidatus Schekmanbacteria bacterium genome encodes the following:
- the pstC gene encoding phosphate ABC transporter permease subunit PstC encodes MQTRGDTFFKNVLFISGISIVVILAAIFLSLLLSSSLSIKTFGIKFLLGREWDPVQKNFGALPFVLGTILTSFLSLIICAPFAIAISLFLGEYFAKGKISTLVSTMIELLAGIPSVIYGFWGLFVIVPLVRDLEIKFNIIPYGVGIFTASIILAIMIIPYAASISREVITMVPSNLKEAAYSLGATKYEVIKKIIIPYCRSGIFASMLLALGRALGETMAVTMVIGNSNDLPQNIFSPSNTMASVIANEFAEASGDIYLSSLIEIALLLLIITFLINIAGKFVLKRLSVV; translated from the coding sequence ATGCAGACAAGAGGCGATACCTTTTTTAAAAATGTCCTTTTTATATCGGGCATTTCTATTGTTGTCATTTTGGCAGCAATATTCCTTTCGCTTCTTCTGAGCTCTTCTCTTTCCATTAAGACATTTGGCATAAAATTTCTTTTGGGACGCGAATGGGACCCTGTTCAAAAAAATTTTGGCGCTCTTCCCTTTGTGTTAGGCACAATTCTAACTTCATTTCTTTCTCTTATTATTTGTGCTCCTTTTGCTATAGCTATTTCTCTTTTTCTCGGAGAATATTTTGCAAAAGGTAAGATTTCAACGCTTGTGAGCACAATGATTGAGCTGTTGGCAGGCATACCTTCTGTAATCTATGGTTTTTGGGGGTTGTTCGTAATTGTGCCTCTCGTGCGTGATTTGGAAATAAAATTCAATATTATCCCCTATGGAGTTGGAATATTCACAGCCTCAATCATTCTTGCCATTATGATTATTCCTTATGCGGCGTCTATTTCAAGAGAAGTTATCACAATGGTCCCTTCAAACCTGAAGGAAGCCGCATACTCATTGGGTGCAACAAAATATGAAGTAATTAAAAAGATAATAATTCCTTATTGTCGCTCAGGAATCTTTGCAAGTATGCTTCTTGCACTTGGGAGGGCTTTAGGTGAGACAATGGCTGTCACTATGGTAATTGGCAATTCGAATGATTTGCCTCAAAACATTTTTTCTCCTTCAAATACAATGGCAAGCGTCATTGCTAATGAATTTGCAGAGGCATCAGGCGATATTTATCTTTCTTCTCTGATAGAAATTGCACTTTTGCTATTAATAATAACCTTTTTAATCAATATAGCAGGGAAATTTGTTCTCAAAAGGTTGAGCGTTGTATGA